The following proteins come from a genomic window of Crateriforma spongiae:
- a CDS encoding sugar phosphate nucleotidyltransferase translates to MKIRKAVITAAAPDQSTIPLQRLVDRDGQDKTALQSIVEETLSAGIEEICLVIAPGSEDSFRKAAGPHIGCLHFVVQNQPQGYADAVAQGRDFADGEPILHLVGDHLYLSQTHQTCARQLIDVASDLGSSVSAVQATRESRLPYFGVVAGTHVPRRSDLYEVSRVVEKPTPTQAEQELVTAGLRSGHYLGFFGMHVLTADAMDAVDEVVAKQNADSSAKKATLSDALATLPTRSRYLAYRVEGNRYNIGVKYGMLVAQLAFGLSGTDRDQILTEMVELLAQHPGRIADMAGKSDTSDGQAAGAPDGSGN, encoded by the coding sequence ATGAAGATTCGCAAAGCCGTGATCACCGCGGCGGCCCCCGACCAATCGACCATCCCACTGCAACGTTTGGTCGACCGGGACGGCCAAGACAAAACGGCGCTACAGTCGATTGTCGAAGAAACGTTGTCGGCGGGAATCGAAGAAATCTGTCTGGTCATCGCACCGGGCAGCGAAGACAGCTTTCGCAAAGCAGCCGGCCCGCACATCGGTTGTCTGCATTTCGTCGTCCAAAATCAGCCGCAAGGATATGCCGACGCGGTCGCCCAAGGACGTGACTTTGCCGACGGCGAACCGATCTTGCACCTGGTCGGCGATCACCTTTACCTGAGCCAGACGCATCAGACCTGTGCCAGGCAACTGATCGATGTCGCCAGCGATTTGGGCAGCAGCGTATCTGCGGTTCAAGCCACCCGGGAAAGTCGGTTGCCGTATTTCGGCGTCGTTGCCGGCACGCACGTCCCGCGACGCAGCGACCTGTATGAAGTCAGCCGCGTGGTGGAAAAGCCCACGCCGACCCAAGCCGAACAGGAATTGGTCACCGCGGGTCTTCGCAGCGGCCACTACTTGGGGTTCTTTGGAATGCACGTACTGACCGCCGATGCGATGGATGCGGTCGACGAAGTTGTCGCGAAGCAAAACGCCGATTCGTCCGCCAAGAAAGCGACGCTGTCAGATGCGTTGGCAACCCTGCCGACACGCAGCCGATACTTGGCTTATCGCGTCGAGGGCAATCGATACAACATCGGTGTCAAATACGGCATGTTGGTCGCCCAGTTGGCGTTCGGGCTTTCGGGAACCGATCGCGATCAAATCTTGACCGAAATGGTCGAACTGTTGGCCCAACACCCAGGCCGTATCGCCGACATGGCCGGCAAGAGTGACACGTCCGACGGCCAAGCCGCCGGTGCCCCCGATGGATCGGGGAACTGA
- a CDS encoding sugar phosphate isomerase/epimerase family protein: MSKHPSLPVASRRSFLRDAGAAAALTAGLASPLRAWADQAAKSDGQPLPYLDRIGLQLYTLRNQMKDDPKATLQAVADAGYRQVELMNIDDDAIDLAAMARDLGLAVHSAFMNWQAVATPDQSNGPDVDRTIELAETIGLRHIVFGYIGKNARDTLDKIRGIADRANAAGEKARSAGMRLCYHNHSFEFAKLDGKTTAFDVFVKKFDPQTVEFELDVFWAKIGGHDPEALMRQLAARISQVHLKDLKKGVGTIHDEGAVPKDAFQEVGDGVLDMPAIMKLAAKIGVDQCHVEQDQSPDPIASVKQSIGYLNERSA; encoded by the coding sequence ATGTCAAAGCATCCATCGCTTCCCGTCGCCAGCCGCCGATCCTTTCTTCGCGACGCCGGTGCCGCCGCCGCATTGACTGCCGGCTTGGCCAGTCCGCTGCGTGCCTGGGCCGATCAAGCCGCTAAGTCGGACGGACAACCGCTTCCCTACCTGGACCGCATCGGTCTGCAGCTTTACACGCTGCGCAACCAGATGAAGGATGATCCCAAGGCAACGCTGCAAGCCGTGGCCGACGCGGGGTATCGCCAAGTCGAATTGATGAACATCGACGACGACGCGATCGACTTGGCCGCCATGGCTCGCGATTTGGGCTTGGCCGTCCACAGCGCCTTCATGAACTGGCAAGCCGTCGCCACGCCGGATCAATCCAACGGCCCCGACGTGGACCGGACGATTGAATTGGCCGAAACCATCGGACTGCGGCACATCGTTTTCGGCTACATCGGCAAGAATGCTCGCGACACGCTGGACAAGATTCGCGGCATCGCCGACCGGGCCAACGCCGCGGGCGAAAAAGCACGATCCGCCGGCATGCGGCTGTGCTATCACAACCATTCTTTCGAATTCGCAAAACTGGACGGCAAGACGACCGCGTTTGATGTGTTCGTCAAAAAGTTTGATCCCCAAACCGTTGAGTTTGAATTGGACGTGTTCTGGGCCAAGATCGGCGGACACGATCCGGAAGCATTGATGCGTCAGTTGGCAGCGCGAATCAGCCAAGTCCACCTGAAAGATCTGAAAAAGGGCGTCGGCACGATTCACGACGAAGGCGCCGTCCCCAAGGACGCATTCCAGGAGGTCGGCGATGGCGTTCTGGACATGCCCGCAATCATGAAATTGGCGGCAAAGATCGGCGTCGACCAATGCCATGTTGAACAGGATCAGTCGCCGGATCCGATCGCCAGCGTCAAGCAAAGCATCGGCTATCTGAACGAACGGTCGGCGTAG
- a CDS encoding rhomboid family intramembrane serine protease, which produces MGLYDRDYGRGGMRSPWDRVENPRSMTITLIIINVAVFFADMIFSDRETGFSLASWLAVSSESLTQPWKIWQVLTYGFVHDDQNIRHILFNMFGLFIFGRIVEQRIGAAEFLRFYLCAIIVGGFAAAISGLAFGDAPTIGASGAVVAVTILFACYFPNTEILLMFVLPVKAWVLAVLYVGFDLFGAIGLAGDSNTAFQVHLSGAAFGLLYFFRGWNLGFLAGGLGSVNQMSDKIRSRSRRMKLKLHDPDRKLAQEAREADRILDKIHRNGEDSLTAAERRTLERYSARQRKKRQQAE; this is translated from the coding sequence ATGGGTCTTTACGACCGAGATTACGGCCGGGGCGGCATGCGTTCGCCTTGGGACCGTGTCGAAAACCCCCGCAGCATGACCATCACGTTGATCATCATCAACGTGGCGGTGTTCTTTGCGGACATGATTTTCAGCGACCGCGAAACCGGGTTTTCCCTGGCTTCGTGGCTGGCCGTATCGTCCGAATCGCTGACACAGCCGTGGAAGATCTGGCAGGTCTTGACGTACGGCTTTGTGCACGACGATCAAAACATCCGCCACATCCTGTTCAATATGTTCGGCCTGTTCATCTTCGGCCGTATCGTGGAACAACGGATCGGGGCGGCTGAATTCCTGCGGTTTTATTTGTGCGCGATCATCGTCGGCGGTTTCGCCGCGGCGATCTCTGGGCTGGCGTTTGGCGATGCACCGACGATTGGTGCCAGCGGCGCGGTGGTGGCGGTGACGATTTTGTTCGCCTGCTATTTTCCGAACACCGAAATTTTGTTGATGTTCGTATTGCCCGTCAAAGCATGGGTGCTGGCGGTGCTGTACGTCGGTTTTGATCTGTTCGGCGCGATCGGCTTGGCGGGTGACAGCAACACGGCATTCCAAGTCCACTTGTCCGGTGCAGCGTTCGGCCTGCTTTACTTTTTCCGCGGGTGGAACCTGGGATTCCTGGCCGGCGGGCTGGGGAGCGTGAACCAGATGTCTGACAAAATTCGTTCGCGATCACGACGAATGAAGCTTAAACTGCATGACCCTGACCGAAAACTTGCTCAGGAAGCCCGAGAGGCGGATCGGATCTTGGACAAGATTCATCGCAACGGCGAGGACAGTTTGACGGCGGCCGAACGCCGCACACTGGAACGCTACAGCGCAAGGCAGCGAAAGAAACGGCAACAGGCCGAATAA